From one Paenibacillus terrae HPL-003 genomic stretch:
- a CDS encoding GNAT family N-acetyltransferase, with amino-acid sequence MPASISNYRIVPMDEQQAAAICEWHYDPPYNIYGWLPWEQMKALEVEFGSPTLRQEQYVAALDDENILTGFAQYFPMIGVTRLGLGMHPELCGHGRGAEFVRAIAEEARRRNPENEIDLEVLTWNQRAIRAYKAAGFELTDTYERQTPDGKKPFHCMVYHPHHQPRVL; translated from the coding sequence ATGCCGGCCTCAATATCTAACTACCGGATCGTACCGATGGACGAGCAGCAGGCGGCTGCGATATGTGAGTGGCACTATGATCCACCCTACAACATATACGGCTGGCTACCTTGGGAACAAATGAAGGCGCTTGAGGTCGAATTTGGAAGCCCCACTCTTCGCCAAGAGCAATATGTTGCCGCACTGGATGACGAGAACATACTAACCGGATTTGCTCAATATTTCCCGATGATTGGCGTGACCCGGCTGGGTCTGGGAATGCATCCCGAATTGTGTGGACATGGCAGAGGCGCCGAATTTGTCCGTGCAATTGCCGAGGAAGCCAGACGACGCAACCCGGAGAATGAAATTGATCTGGAGGTGCTGACCTGGAATCAACGCGCCATCCGGGCTTACAAGGCAGCCGGATTTGAACTTACGGATACCTATGAACGTCAGACTCCCGATGGCAAGAAGCCGTTTCATTGTATGGTATATCATCCCCACCACCAGCCTCGCGTTCTATGA
- a CDS encoding C40 family peptidase codes for MKKKLTIAAMGLAIAFTSFTFGGGSAFADSKMDQVIQDAKGTSYRSGGTTLEGFDCSGFTMYVFNKLGIKLPHQSGSQFKMGSSVSRDEMRPGDLVFFNTTGRGISHVGIFVGEGKFAHSSTSRGVVVSSLNESYYANRYVGAKRIMSTDAYHAVASEIPDDDNVE; via the coding sequence TTGAAGAAGAAGCTAACGATCGCAGCCATGGGTCTTGCCATTGCCTTTACATCTTTCACATTCGGTGGCGGCAGTGCATTTGCAGACTCCAAGATGGACCAGGTCATCCAAGATGCCAAAGGAACGAGCTACAGAAGCGGAGGCACTACACTCGAAGGGTTCGATTGCTCCGGCTTCACAATGTATGTATTTAACAAACTGGGAATTAAACTGCCGCATCAATCTGGATCACAATTCAAAATGGGATCTTCCGTATCCCGCGATGAAATGAGACCTGGTGACCTGGTGTTCTTTAACACCACAGGAAGAGGCATTTCCCATGTAGGTATCTTCGTAGGCGAAGGGAAATTTGCCCACTCCTCAACTTCACGTGGTGTAGTTGTTAGCTCACTGAACGAAAGCTATTACGCTAACCGTTACGTCGGTGCAAAAAGAATTATGAGCACTGACGCTTACCACGCCGTAGCTTCTGAAATTCCTGATGACGACAACGTAGAATAA
- a CDS encoding M1 family metallopeptidase: MTPARTKIVLLSTLALGLLAGTLWFAWQPESKSDPQSLGKPSYDSQSESALAPNMGKPLGANILPDVPQSPPQLASEILSKRVVEYHIDVSLEEGQVLRGTETLTWKHPGTKTVNDLYLHLYPNAFSSMETTFMKESGGKLRSDTMPKNGFGSMTLTELKTEDGLSLLHRTQYVQPDDGNVNDRSLMKVRLPKPVRGGESITLYMKFEVKLPAIFARMGATDDFIMAGQWFPKLSVYETAGQRGRAEEGWNLHQYHGNSEFYADFGIYSVRIRVPETYIVAATGFPTRGAVRQNGQKIYQFYADDVHDFAWAASPNFVAAEEPFSSAEVPGVKIKLYLDPSHKELKGRYMSAAKAALSYYSKWYGPYPYSTLSIVVPPKSGSGAGGMEYPTLITAAAADNLNPGYNLERTVVHEIGHQYFYGMVANNEFEEPWLDEGFTSYAEERLMEQEYGLIPNLPLQSGQVSSPQPLNRESWKYGSATEYAQNAYSRGKLVLRGIERQVGVKKMDRIMRTYVQAYRFKHPSSQDFQRMVERVTGRSWSHYFEQYVYDGQMADFSVDRITNRKLANGYEAIITLSKKGADYPKVPVQFTFKDGTTIFKAWDGTGKSTTYRLKSASPVSHVIIDPLYTIALENKHINNSLKDELNEKTQTRWSISVTKLLETLLGSLSW, from the coding sequence ATGACCCCAGCACGCACCAAAATCGTTTTATTGTCTACACTAGCCCTCGGTCTCCTCGCAGGGACGTTATGGTTTGCCTGGCAGCCTGAATCTAAGTCCGATCCGCAATCCTTGGGCAAACCGTCGTACGATTCCCAGTCGGAGTCTGCGCTTGCGCCAAACATGGGCAAGCCCCTGGGGGCAAACATCCTGCCTGACGTGCCCCAAAGTCCTCCACAGCTCGCTTCGGAAATTCTCAGCAAGCGTGTGGTGGAATACCACATTGACGTGTCCCTGGAAGAAGGACAGGTTTTGCGGGGCACCGAGACGCTTACATGGAAGCATCCGGGCACAAAAACCGTGAATGATCTGTATCTGCACCTGTACCCCAATGCCTTCTCTTCCATGGAAACCACCTTCATGAAGGAATCCGGGGGCAAGCTGCGCAGTGACACCATGCCCAAGAACGGCTTTGGCTCTATGACACTAACTGAACTTAAAACGGAAGACGGTTTATCCCTCCTGCACCGGACTCAATACGTGCAGCCGGATGACGGTAATGTGAACGACCGCTCGCTCATGAAGGTACGTCTTCCCAAGCCAGTCCGAGGTGGCGAAAGCATTACATTATATATGAAGTTTGAGGTAAAGCTACCCGCCATCTTCGCACGTATGGGCGCAACGGATGATTTTATCATGGCAGGTCAATGGTTTCCCAAACTTAGCGTCTACGAAACTGCAGGACAGCGTGGACGCGCCGAGGAAGGCTGGAATCTGCATCAGTATCATGGAAACTCCGAATTTTACGCCGATTTCGGAATATACAGCGTGCGGATTCGAGTGCCTGAAACATACATCGTGGCCGCAACTGGATTTCCCACTCGTGGAGCCGTCCGGCAAAATGGACAAAAAATATATCAATTTTACGCCGATGACGTACACGACTTTGCATGGGCCGCTTCACCGAACTTTGTAGCCGCAGAAGAGCCATTTTCTTCTGCCGAGGTGCCGGGTGTCAAAATCAAGCTGTATCTCGACCCATCACACAAGGAGCTCAAGGGACGCTATATGAGCGCAGCCAAGGCCGCCCTTTCGTACTACAGCAAATGGTACGGGCCTTATCCATATTCCACCCTATCCATCGTGGTTCCACCCAAATCAGGCAGCGGCGCGGGCGGCATGGAATATCCCACACTCATTACGGCTGCAGCGGCCGATAACCTGAATCCCGGCTACAATCTGGAGCGGACAGTCGTTCATGAGATTGGGCATCAATATTTCTATGGAATGGTGGCAAACAACGAATTCGAGGAACCATGGCTGGATGAAGGCTTTACCTCTTATGCAGAGGAACGACTTATGGAGCAGGAATATGGGCTCATTCCCAACTTGCCGTTACAGTCTGGACAGGTATCATCCCCTCAGCCGTTAAACCGTGAGTCCTGGAAGTACGGCTCAGCTACTGAATATGCACAAAATGCCTATTCCCGGGGTAAGCTGGTGCTGCGTGGCATTGAACGCCAGGTCGGCGTAAAAAAAATGGACCGAATTATGCGTACCTACGTCCAGGCCTACCGATTCAAGCATCCATCCTCACAGGATTTTCAGCGTATGGTCGAAAGAGTCACCGGACGTTCGTGGAGCCACTATTTTGAACAATATGTATACGACGGCCAGATGGCGGATTTTTCAGTGGATCGCATTACGAACCGCAAGCTGGCAAATGGATATGAAGCGATCATTACACTCAGCAAAAAAGGGGCAGATTACCCCAAGGTCCCTGTTCAATTTACCTTCAAGGACGGCACAACGATATTCAAGGCTTGGGACGGCACTGGCAAAAGCACCACCTATCGACTCAAAAGTGCATCTCCAGTCTCCCATGTGATTATTGATCCGCTGTATACGATTGCGCTGGAAAACAAGCATATCAATAACAGTCTGAAGGACGAACTGAACGAAAAAACCCAGACCCGTTGGAGCATAAGTGTAACCAAGCTGCTGGAGACACTGCTTGGAAGTCTGTCATGGTGA
- a CDS encoding YwhD family protein, translated as MSENQPDGKKQIALNIVSGKSKHKGFGAGSIDLNSMSPVIIDRGEAKIDIGAMHAKSKVERGIKFSTNKEDVPNGRQVWLVWVAVDRTPEGRMYGGATACEMLIDNEAKRGWKILADHVNRMDYALKRRFMLDDLGSEDKAALKSLLISHNEEWWDASPEELKQALEG; from the coding sequence ATGAGCGAAAATCAGCCGGACGGCAAAAAACAGATTGCACTGAACATTGTCAGTGGCAAGAGTAAACATAAGGGCTTCGGCGCAGGCTCAATCGACCTGAACAGCATGTCCCCGGTCATTATTGACCGCGGCGAGGCAAAAATTGATATCGGTGCCATGCATGCTAAAAGTAAAGTAGAACGTGGAATCAAGTTCTCTACGAATAAAGAGGATGTACCGAACGGACGCCAGGTATGGCTGGTATGGGTAGCCGTGGATCGCACGCCCGAAGGACGTATGTACGGCGGCGCGACTGCCTGTGAGATGCTGATTGACAACGAAGCCAAACGCGGCTGGAAAATCCTCGCCGATCACGTCAACCGCATGGATTACGCGCTCAAGCGCCGTTTCATGCTGGACGATCTCGGCAGCGAGGATAAAGCAGCGCTCAAAAGCCTGCTGATCTCGCATAACGAGGAATGGTGGGACGCTTCCCCGGAGGAATTGAAGCAGGCGCTGGAAGGGTAA
- a CDS encoding putative holin-like toxin gives MCYKNYAFISLMIMFGMFILALLIYMKKNRPL, from the coding sequence ATTTGTTATAAAAATTACGCATTTATTTCCTTGATGATCATGTTTGGCATGTTCATTCTGGCATTGCTTATCTACATGAAAAAGAATAGACCGCTCTGA
- a CDS encoding PTS sugar transporter subunit IIA: MFKWLKKKVAPRIEEFDMVAPIRGQVVSLEEVPDPAFSTKAMGEGIAIHPSEGRVTAPFTGKVAHVMEKSKHALIIEHESGAQVLIHVGINTVSLKGKGFNPHVQTGDNVKAGQLLMEFDLDAIQEEGLPVITPVIVPDGQEMISHVEILEGSSASPDAPVLRVYLKA; encoded by the coding sequence ATGTTTAAATGGTTGAAAAAGAAGGTGGCTCCTCGTATTGAAGAATTCGACATGGTAGCACCAATTAGAGGACAAGTGGTTTCCCTTGAAGAAGTTCCAGATCCTGCTTTTTCTACGAAGGCTATGGGGGAAGGCATCGCTATTCATCCGTCTGAAGGCAGGGTCACGGCTCCTTTTACGGGGAAAGTCGCTCATGTGATGGAGAAAAGTAAGCACGCGCTGATCATTGAACATGAATCCGGTGCACAAGTTTTGATACATGTCGGGATTAATACCGTCTCACTCAAAGGGAAGGGCTTTAACCCTCATGTCCAAACAGGAGATAACGTTAAAGCGGGGCAATTATTGATGGAGTTTGATCTGGACGCTATTCAAGAGGAGGGATTGCCTGTAATTACTCCGGTAATCGTTCCAGATGGGCAAGAGATGATCAGTCATGTGGAAATATTGGAAGGCTCGTCTGCTTCTCCTGATGCACCTGTATTGAGAGTCTATTTGAAAGCCTAG
- a CDS encoding MBL fold metallo-hydrolase, whose amino-acid sequence MQLDKGIQLLQVSSTIMGRTESIHPTLMWDEDNMILVDTTYPGQLPLLQEAILSTGFTIHNLTSIFITHQDLDHIGSLADVIQTCPSPVQVFSSSIEKPYIQGEKQLIKLTPEAITQAVNSMPESVPVEWRHAFRRTLENPPKTAVNSTIVPGEELPFCGGIVVVDTAGHTPGHLSFYHKTSQTLIAGDALNVVSGELQGPDPQYCHDYNMAKESLKNLLTYDIKKVICFHGGLYEGNCNRRISEICGL is encoded by the coding sequence ATGCAATTGGACAAGGGAATACAGCTACTTCAGGTTTCTTCTACCATTATGGGACGAACAGAGAGCATTCACCCCACCTTAATGTGGGACGAAGATAATATGATTTTAGTGGACACGACTTACCCCGGGCAATTACCGCTTTTACAAGAGGCTATTCTAAGTACCGGATTCACCATCCATAATCTTACCTCCATATTCATTACACACCAGGATCTTGATCATATCGGCAGTTTGGCAGATGTAATCCAGACTTGTCCATCCCCAGTTCAGGTGTTTTCCAGTTCTATCGAAAAACCCTATATACAGGGAGAAAAGCAGCTTATAAAGCTGACACCAGAAGCGATAACTCAAGCTGTAAACTCCATGCCCGAATCTGTCCCGGTAGAGTGGAGACATGCATTCCGGCGCACACTTGAAAATCCCCCGAAGACTGCCGTAAACTCCACGATCGTTCCCGGGGAGGAATTGCCCTTCTGTGGAGGGATCGTAGTTGTAGATACTGCTGGTCATACACCGGGACACCTAAGCTTCTATCATAAGACCAGTCAAACTTTGATTGCAGGAGATGCTCTGAACGTAGTGAGTGGCGAGCTACAGGGGCCAGATCCACAATACTGTCATGATTATAACATGGCGAAGGAATCTCTTAAAAATCTGCTCACATATGATATAAAAAAAGTGATTTGCTTTCATGGAGGGCTTTACGAAGGCAATTGTAATCGGCGGATATCTGAAATATGCGGTTTGTGA
- a CDS encoding histidine phosphatase family protein: MKKIYFVRHAKATGQEPDARLTDEGIQQAEQLADFMENVGVEYIVSSPWERAVRTIQPLAERKQLQVYTDLRLQERVLSHEHLDHWMDVLKQTYLDEDFKLEGGESSREAADRGIQLVQELIERTEKTIIIVTHGALLSLLIRHYDSQFGFEEWKTLSNPDVYLLEIKEAEAQIRRVWTTE, encoded by the coding sequence GTGAAGAAGATTTACTTTGTGAGACATGCCAAAGCGACAGGACAGGAGCCAGATGCCCGACTCACTGATGAAGGTATCCAACAAGCTGAGCAGTTGGCTGATTTTATGGAGAATGTAGGTGTGGAATATATCGTATCCAGCCCGTGGGAACGGGCCGTGCGAACCATTCAGCCTTTGGCTGAACGGAAACAGTTGCAGGTATATACTGATCTACGTCTTCAGGAACGGGTGCTTAGCCATGAGCATTTGGATCATTGGATGGACGTGCTGAAACAGACCTATCTGGACGAGGATTTCAAGCTGGAGGGAGGGGAATCATCTCGTGAAGCGGCAGATCGAGGAATACAGCTTGTTCAGGAGCTTATAGAACGGACAGAAAAAACGATCATCATTGTAACTCATGGGGCTCTGCTGTCACTTCTCATTCGACATTACGATTCGCAGTTTGGGTTTGAGGAGTGGAAAACACTTTCGAATCCAGACGTATATTTGCTTGAAATCAAAGAAGCAGAGGCCCAGATTCGCAGAGTGTGGACTACGGAGTGA
- a CDS encoding helix-turn-helix transcriptional regulator: MHKAQRLVQLIMLVNERKKFTIQELADECGVSRRTMIRDLMELSELGVPLYSQTGPGGGYRVLREKVLPPISFTEHETMALFFACQSLRNYKSLPFTNEVDMALHKFFHYLSSELKQKIEQMQQRLIFWIPPHDIEVPFLRDLLEGALEQRVVTIVYEAATRRERMIQPLGIYTMNGLWYCQAYCFLAEDYRVFRMDRVKDFSDEGDQSKQIDMNEDHIEQWVMRMDESDMLELEVDLTPEGIRRCQSDLWLAPSIELHENGSGTIRTTMSSSFTTWAVHFFLGLGMEANVKQPQVVREQIKNKLHDLLNQYG, from the coding sequence ATGCACAAAGCACAACGGCTCGTTCAGCTCATCATGTTAGTAAATGAACGTAAAAAATTTACCATACAGGAGTTAGCCGACGAATGTGGCGTTTCACGTCGAACCATGATTCGTGATCTGATGGAGCTAAGTGAACTTGGAGTTCCCCTATATTCTCAGACAGGGCCTGGAGGTGGCTATCGAGTGCTGCGCGAGAAGGTCCTACCACCAATCAGTTTCACAGAGCATGAAACGATGGCATTGTTTTTTGCCTGCCAATCATTACGCAATTACAAATCCCTCCCCTTCACAAACGAAGTGGACATGGCCCTGCACAAGTTTTTTCATTATCTATCTAGTGAACTTAAGCAAAAAATTGAGCAAATGCAGCAACGGCTCATCTTCTGGATACCTCCACATGACATAGAAGTGCCTTTTTTGAGAGATTTACTGGAAGGTGCGCTGGAACAACGCGTCGTTACGATTGTTTACGAAGCAGCCACGCGTCGAGAAAGGATGATCCAGCCACTCGGTATTTATACAATGAACGGATTATGGTATTGCCAGGCTTATTGTTTTCTTGCAGAGGATTATCGAGTGTTTCGCATGGACCGAGTGAAAGATTTCTCTGATGAAGGGGACCAAAGTAAGCAAATCGATATGAACGAGGATCATATTGAGCAATGGGTTATGCGCATGGATGAAAGTGATATGCTGGAATTGGAAGTAGATTTAACACCCGAAGGTATAAGACGATGTCAGTCAGACTTGTGGTTAGCACCGTCCATCGAATTGCATGAAAATGGCTCAGGCACGATTCGTACAACAATGAGTTCATCATTTACGACATGGGCGGTACATTTTTTTCTTGGGCTTGGTATGGAAGCAAACGTAAAGCAACCCCAAGTAGTACGTGAACAAATAAAAAATAAACTCCATGATCTGCTGAACCAATATGGTTAG
- a CDS encoding NAD(P)-dependent oxidoreductase: protein MNSVSVIGLGSMGVAIAQSLLQSGYRVTVWNRTSEKAELIVKAGAVLAPNAAAISASAVSIICVSDYAASYDILDTDEVKVDMAGRILIQLSTGSPQQARDYEAWTQKHHAEYIDGAIVASPTQMGQPEATIFSSGSPAAFQKCEPLLKSLAGNVLYLGGQVSAASTTDLAFLSYLFGSYLGFFHAARILESDDLRVDTFGAMIAQISPVIGGVIKYESELIQSGAYDKPQSSVNMSMVTVDLLMEQAREAGMNNEFPVFAQGLFKKALDAGYGEEEVCALIKVMR from the coding sequence ATGAACAGCGTATCTGTAATAGGTTTAGGCTCTATGGGCGTTGCAATCGCTCAATCGTTACTTCAAAGTGGTTATAGAGTTACGGTATGGAATCGGACAAGTGAGAAGGCTGAACTGATTGTGAAGGCAGGCGCGGTTTTGGCCCCTAATGCAGCAGCAATAAGCGCGAGCGCAGTGTCCATTATCTGTGTATCTGATTATGCAGCTTCGTATGATATTCTGGACACGGACGAAGTGAAAGTGGATATGGCAGGACGGATTCTCATCCAGTTAAGCACTGGAAGCCCACAGCAGGCCCGAGATTACGAAGCGTGGACTCAAAAGCACCATGCTGAATATATAGACGGAGCTATAGTAGCTTCTCCTACCCAGATGGGACAGCCAGAAGCTACGATTTTTTCATCCGGTTCTCCTGCTGCATTTCAGAAGTGTGAGCCGCTACTTAAAAGCTTGGCTGGAAATGTATTGTACTTGGGAGGGCAGGTTAGCGCAGCTTCTACGACTGACTTAGCATTTCTTTCGTATCTATTTGGTTCGTATCTCGGTTTTTTCCACGCTGCACGTATTCTTGAATCAGATGATCTTCGTGTGGATACCTTTGGGGCGATGATTGCCCAGATATCTCCCGTTATTGGCGGGGTAATAAAGTATGAGAGTGAGTTAATTCAGAGCGGTGCTTACGATAAGCCACAGAGTTCTGTGAATATGAGTATGGTTACCGTGGATCTTCTCATGGAACAGGCTCGTGAAGCAGGGATGAATAATGAATTCCCCGTATTTGCCCAAGGTCTCTTTAAAAAGGCTTTGGATGCAGGATACGGTGAAGAAGAAGTATGTGCGCTAATCAAGGTGATGCGTTAG
- a CDS encoding LysR family transcriptional regulator, producing MNIQQLKCFVSLAETLNFSTTADKLHLTQPAVSHNIKSLEHELGIVLLVRNKRSVKLTVAGESFYDDIEGLLFRLDQSILKSKRLSEQYESTLVIGYTETIFEKKVLPDVIKRFKERYPKIQIQLRKSNLTREKEDLLNQKFDIIFTTEDNLGKDSHFCFYPVYKGSYVCVLPHNHPLANESELTIEQLDHQFLIFFDEHQSPPTLKKLQRSIAEHCPASMYTYGDSVNTIHTMIKSDLGISVLPNFVIVQDQEITFVPLSPLEEVVYGIACLRSEERLEVKQWISILKQLFS from the coding sequence ATGAACATTCAACAACTGAAATGCTTTGTTTCTCTTGCGGAGACGCTTAATTTTTCGACAACGGCCGATAAGTTGCATTTGACGCAACCTGCAGTGAGCCACAACATCAAGAGCCTGGAGCATGAGTTGGGCATTGTGTTGCTTGTTCGAAACAAAAGGTCGGTTAAACTGACTGTAGCGGGCGAGAGCTTTTACGACGATATTGAAGGACTGCTGTTCCGTTTGGACCAATCCATTTTGAAATCCAAACGCCTTTCGGAACAATACGAAAGTACCCTGGTCATCGGCTATACGGAGACGATCTTTGAGAAGAAGGTTTTACCTGACGTTATCAAGCGCTTTAAGGAGAGATACCCCAAGATTCAAATTCAGCTTAGAAAATCCAACCTGACCAGAGAGAAAGAGGATTTATTGAATCAAAAATTCGATATTATATTTACAACGGAAGATAATTTGGGCAAGGACAGCCATTTTTGCTTCTATCCCGTATATAAAGGCTCATATGTCTGCGTGTTGCCCCATAATCACCCTCTTGCGAACGAAAGCGAATTAACAATCGAACAATTAGACCATCAATTTCTCATTTTTTTCGACGAGCACCAATCTCCCCCAACGCTTAAAAAATTACAAAGGAGCATTGCCGAGCACTGCCCAGCTTCCATGTATACCTACGGAGATAGCGTAAATACGATACATACCATGATCAAAAGCGACCTAGGTATTTCGGTACTTCCTAACTTCGTGATTGTGCAGGATCAGGAGATTACGTTCGTTCCTTTAAGCCCCTTGGAAGAAGTGGTATACGGCATTGCCTGCCTGCGTAGCGAAGAGCGGTTGGAGGTCAAACAATGGATCTCGATATTAAAACAATTATTCTCTTAA
- a CDS encoding NmrA family NAD(P)-binding protein, with amino-acid sequence MRYIVTGVDGQLASRIAETVLAEVGGRELTFTCMNKERIPKDALQRWEQAGVSIFEINYDDIPSMVRAFKDGDRIYIVSGLEVGKRVQQHRNAIDTAIRAGISHITYSSFIGATDPDYAHVYVTPDHTATEQYLKSTGIAYNAMRNNLYLENYLTMYTMLALMSDHKWLSTAGEGRATLVHKDDCARAAAAALLGKAEDNRAYDIVGSESVSVRDLCNLIQEVSGEDMEYIPVDAEQYYKYLEKLHIPREITGDFSRSPVPFCGEDLMTTDASIKEGLLNVKSDAIEVLTGQKPKTARDIVGKYKYIWENHIRSWRDMK; translated from the coding sequence ATGCGTTATATCGTCACTGGTGTGGATGGTCAATTGGCAAGTCGGATAGCGGAAACCGTTCTGGCCGAAGTAGGGGGTCGCGAGCTAACCTTCACATGCATGAACAAAGAAAGAATTCCCAAAGATGCGTTGCAGCGATGGGAACAGGCAGGTGTAAGTATCTTTGAAATCAATTATGATGATATTCCATCTATGGTACGGGCTTTCAAGGATGGGGACCGAATCTATATCGTCTCTGGCCTTGAGGTCGGCAAAAGGGTGCAGCAGCACCGCAATGCGATTGATACGGCGATCAGAGCAGGAATCTCGCACATTACTTACAGTTCATTTATCGGTGCAACGGACCCGGATTACGCACATGTCTATGTCACCCCGGATCATACCGCTACTGAGCAGTATTTAAAGTCAACAGGCATTGCCTATAATGCTATGAGAAATAACTTGTATTTGGAAAACTATTTAACGATGTATACCATGCTGGCGCTCATGTCGGACCATAAATGGTTAAGCACCGCCGGAGAGGGCAGAGCCACTTTGGTGCACAAGGATGATTGTGCAAGAGCAGCGGCTGCGGCCCTGCTGGGAAAGGCCGAGGACAACAGGGCCTATGATATTGTTGGATCAGAGTCTGTTTCTGTAAGAGATCTGTGCAATCTCATACAGGAAGTTTCCGGCGAGGATATGGAGTACATTCCCGTTGATGCGGAGCAATACTATAAATATCTCGAAAAGCTGCATATTCCCAGAGAAATTACGGGGGATTTCTCCCGCTCTCCGGTTCCTTTTTGCGGCGAAGATCTCATGACGACAGATGCCAGCATTAAGGAAGGACTTTTGAACGTTAAATCCGACGCCATTGAAGTATTAACCGGGCAAAAGCCCAAAACAGCGAGAGATATTGTCGGAAAGTACAAATATATCTGGGAGAACCACATTCGAAGCTGGCGAGACATGAAGTAA